One Molothrus ater isolate BHLD 08-10-18 breed brown headed cowbird chromosome 4, BPBGC_Mater_1.1, whole genome shotgun sequence genomic window carries:
- the LOC118686667 gene encoding ribonuclease CL2-like: MAGWVLCMTLVLAALAGAEGETRYEKFLRQHVDSPRTATLAAHRYCETMLARRQVTAPGRPCKPSNTFVHAPAAELVAACSQVPDQTGFQSTPRALSLTMCRLRGGDTRPPCAYRARQAQQYVRVACRDGLPVHLAGTYTAPQ, translated from the coding sequence ATGgcaggctgggtgctgtgcaTGACGCTGGTGCTGGCAGCGCTGGCAGGGGCGGAGGGCGAGACGCGCTACGAGAAGTTCCTGCGGCAGCACGTGGACAGCCCACGGACGGCCACGCTGGCGGCGCACCGCTACTGCGAGACCATGCTGGCGCGGCGCCAGGTGACGGCCCCGGGCAGGCCCTGCAAGCCCTCCAACACCTTCGTGCACGCCCCGGCCGCCGAGCTGGTGGCCGCCTGCTCCCAGGTGCCTGACCAGACGGGGTTCCAGAGCACGCCGAGGGCGCTGAGCCTCACGATGTGCCGCCTGCGCGGCGGGGACACGCGGCCGCCATGCGCCTACCGCGCCCGCCAGGCCCAGCAGTACGTGCGCGTGGCCTGCCGCGACGGGCTGCCCGTGCACCTGGCCGGCACCTACACGGCCCCGCAGTGA